From the genome of Nicotiana sylvestris chromosome 2, ASM39365v2, whole genome shotgun sequence, one region includes:
- the LOC138886036 gene encoding uncharacterized protein — MTYDCHTSVDLNELEMADFDVVMGMDWLASCYANVDCWTKVVHFNFPSEPIIEWKGNSPAPKGRFISYPKAQKMILKGYIYHLVPVQDAGAKPPTLQIVPFVNEFLDVFPNKLPGIPSKREIDFAIIVLPNTQPKSIPPYIMALPKIESSVERSLRKGLYQAQYFPVACNSVNSS, encoded by the coding sequence ATGACATATGATTGCCATACTTCAGTAGATCTAAATGAATTGGAGATGGCCGATTTCGACGTTGtcatgggcatggattggttggcttcttgctATGCCAATGTAGATTGCTGGACGAAGGTTGTCCACTTTAATTTTCCAAGTGAGCCCATTATTGAATGGAAAGGTAATTCTCCAGCGCCTAAGGGGAGGTTTATTTCCTACCCTAAGGCTCAGAAAATGATCTTGAAGGGGTATATATATCACTTGGTTCCGGTGCAGGATGCGGGGGCGAAACCTCCAACTCTTCAGATTGTCCCTTTTGTTAATGAATTCCTTGATGTATTTCCTAACAAACTTCCAGGCATTCCTTCCAAAAGGGAAATTGACTTCGCTATCATTGTGCTTCCTAACACCCAACCTAAATCTATTCCTCCGTACATAATGGCCCTTCCTAAAATTGAAAGCTCAGTTGAAAGATCTCTTAGAAAAGGGCTTTATCAAGCCCAATACTTCCCTGTGGCGTGCAACAGTGTTAATAGTTCGTAA